The genomic region CGAGACCATGGGGGCGAAGTACCAGGAGATCGAGATCCCCGCCGAGCTCGTCGAGCAGGCGAAGGAGTACCGCGCCGCCCTCGAGGAGGCCGTCGCCGAGGCCGACGACGAGCTGATGGCCAAGTACCTGGACGGCCACGCCCTCACCAACGACGAGGTTCGCGCCGGCATCCGCAAGGCCACCATCGGGATGAAGTTCTTCCCGGTGATCTGCGGCACCGCCTTCAAGAACAAGGGCGTGCAGCACGTGCTCGACGCGGTGGTGGACTACCTCCCGGGCCCGCTCGACGTCCCGCCGGTCAAGGGCGTGGACATGAAGGGCGTGGAGATCATCCGCAACACCGCCGACTCCGAGCCCTTCTCCGCGCTGGCGTTCAAGCTGATGAACGACCCGTTCGTCGGCAACCTGACCTTCTTCCGCGTCTACTCGGGCAAGCTCGAGGCCGGGTCGTACGTCTACAACGCGACCAAGGACAAGAAGGAGCGCATCAGCCGCATCCTCCAGATGCACGCCGACAAGCGTGAGGAGATCAAGGAGGTCCTCGCCGGCGACATCGCCGCCGCGGTCGGTCTGCGCTCCACCACCACCGGCGACACGCTCTGCGACGAGTCGAAGCCGGTCATCCTGGAGCGGATGGAGTTCCCCGAGCCCGTGATCCACGTCGCGGTCGAGCCGAAGACCAAGGCCGACCAGGACAAGATGGGCATGGCGCTCAACCGCCTCCAGATGGAGGACCCGTCCTTCCGCGTCCGCACCGACGAGGAGACCGGCCAGACCATCATCTCGGGCATGGGCGAGCTCCACCTCGAGATCATCGTCGACCGCATGCTCCGCGAGTTCAAGGTGGAGGCGAACGTCGGCAAGCCGCAGGTGGCCTACCGCGAGACCATCACCAGGCAGGTGGAGTCGGAGGGCAAGTTCGTGCGCCAGACCGGCGGCCGCGGCCAGTACGGCCACTGCTGGGTGCGCCTCATCCCGCAGGCCCCGGGCACCGGCTTCACCTTCGAGAACGCCACCGTCGGCGGCTCGATCCCCAAGGAGTTCATCAACCCCATCGAGAAGGGCATCGTCGAGGCGATGCAGGGCGGCGTCCTCGCCGGCTTCCCGATGGTGGACATCAAGGTCGAGGTCTTCGACGGCAGCTACCACGACGTCGACTCGTCCGAGATGGCGTTCAAGATCGCCGGCTCCATGGGCTTCAAGGAGGGCGCCGCCAAGGCCACCCCCGTCCTGCTCGAGCCCATCATGGACGTGGAGGTCGTGACGCCCGAGAGCTTCATGGGCGACGTGATCGGCGATTTGAATTCGCGTCGCGGCAAGATCCAGGGTATGAACCCGCGCACCGGCGTTCAGGTGATCACGGCCCAGGTGCCGCTCGCCGAGATGTTCGGGTACGCGACCGACCTCCGCAGCAAGACCCAGGGCCGCGCGACGTACACCATGCGGTTCGCGCACTACGCGCAGGTCCCGAACAACATCGCCGAGACCATCATCACCAAGAGCAAGGGCGCGGCCGCCGCGAAGTAGGCCGCCGACTTACAGATCCGGAGAGAACGACATGGCCAAGGAAAAGTTCGAACGCAGCAAGCCGCACGCGAACGTCGGGACGATCGGTCACGTGGACCACGGCAAGACGACGCTGACTGCCGCGATCACGAAGGTGCTCGCGCAGAAGGGCTGGGCGGAGTTCAAGGCCTACGATCAGATCGACAAGGCTCCGGAGGAGCGGGAGCGCGGCATCACGATCGCGACGGCGCACGTCGAGTACCAGACGGAGAACCGCCACTACGCGCACGTGGACTGCCCGGGCCACGCCGACTACGTGAAGAACATGATCACCGGCGCGGCGC from Anaeromyxobacter paludicola harbors:
- the fusA gene encoding elongation factor G gives rise to the protein MARTQPLDRYRNIGIMAHIDAGKTTTTERILFYTGVTHKIGEVHEGTTVMDWMEQERERGITITSAATTCHWRDHRINIIDTPGHVDFTIEVERSLRVLDGAVAVFDAVNGVEPQSETVWRQADKYEVPRVCFINKMDRVGADFFMSVDTIKEKLGARPVPLQIPIGREDKFRGMVDLVKMKGITFDDETMGAKYQEIEIPAELVEQAKEYRAALEEAVAEADDELMAKYLDGHALTNDEVRAGIRKATIGMKFFPVICGTAFKNKGVQHVLDAVVDYLPGPLDVPPVKGVDMKGVEIIRNTADSEPFSALAFKLMNDPFVGNLTFFRVYSGKLEAGSYVYNATKDKKERISRILQMHADKREEIKEVLAGDIAAAVGLRSTTTGDTLCDESKPVILERMEFPEPVIHVAVEPKTKADQDKMGMALNRLQMEDPSFRVRTDEETGQTIISGMGELHLEIIVDRMLREFKVEANVGKPQVAYRETITRQVESEGKFVRQTGGRGQYGHCWVRLIPQAPGTGFTFENATVGGSIPKEFINPIEKGIVEAMQGGVLAGFPMVDIKVEVFDGSYHDVDSSEMAFKIAGSMGFKEGAAKATPVLLEPIMDVEVVTPESFMGDVIGDLNSRRGKIQGMNPRTGVQVITAQVPLAEMFGYATDLRSKTQGRATYTMRFAHYAQVPNNIAETIITKSKGAAAAK